A single region of the Halobacterium wangiae genome encodes:
- a CDS encoding class I SAM-dependent methyltransferase has protein sequence MSSGTRSGENPIDEEELNQLVETSLVDLGATVHAALTIIGDELGLYTALEADGPLTSTELAEETDTAERYVREWLRSQAAGGYVSYDSETDRYSLSPEQAYVLADQESPVFMPGAFQLVASAAKIEPELREAFRTGRGIGWHEHDEDVFHGTERFFGPSYGAFLLDWIAALDGVDETLDAGGRIADVGCGHGAPTIRIAEAYPNSTVVGVDYHEASVAVARERAETAGVADRVDFEVATASTYDGADYDLVTMFNCFHDMGDPVGVAAHVRETLTDDGTWMIVEPYAADQTEDNFTPFGRLAYSISTVACTPNSLSQKVGYGLGAQAGEERTREVVTDGGFTHFRRVAETPTSLVFEARP, from the coding sequence CGTGGAGACGTCACTCGTGGACCTCGGTGCGACGGTCCACGCCGCGCTGACCATCATCGGTGACGAGCTCGGGCTCTACACGGCACTCGAGGCCGACGGGCCGCTCACGTCCACCGAGCTGGCCGAGGAGACGGACACCGCAGAACGCTACGTCCGCGAGTGGCTGCGTTCGCAGGCCGCTGGCGGGTACGTGAGCTACGACTCCGAGACCGACCGCTACAGTCTGTCGCCGGAACAGGCGTACGTGCTAGCCGACCAGGAGAGCCCGGTGTTCATGCCCGGCGCGTTCCAGCTGGTCGCGTCGGCGGCCAAGATCGAACCCGAACTCCGCGAGGCGTTCCGCACAGGCCGGGGCATCGGTTGGCACGAACACGACGAGGACGTGTTCCACGGCACCGAACGCTTCTTCGGACCGTCCTACGGCGCCTTCCTGCTCGACTGGATCGCGGCGCTCGACGGGGTCGACGAGACGCTGGACGCGGGCGGGCGGATTGCCGACGTTGGCTGTGGCCACGGCGCGCCGACGATCCGGATAGCCGAGGCGTACCCTAACTCGACGGTCGTCGGCGTCGACTACCACGAGGCGTCGGTCGCAGTGGCGCGCGAGCGGGCGGAGACGGCGGGTGTCGCCGACCGCGTCGACTTCGAGGTGGCGACGGCGTCGACCTACGACGGGGCCGACTACGACCTCGTCACGATGTTCAACTGCTTCCACGACATGGGCGACCCGGTGGGTGTGGCGGCTCACGTCCGGGAGACGCTCACCGACGACGGAACGTGGATGATCGTCGAACCCTACGCCGCGGACCAGACCGAAGACAACTTTACGCCGTTCGGTCGCCTGGCGTACTCGATATCGACGGTGGCCTGCACGCCGAACTCGCTGAGCCAGAAGGTCGGCTACGGGCTCGGCGCGCAGGCTGGAGAGGAACGCACCCGCGAGGTCGTCACCGACGGGGGGTTCACGCACTTCCGACGCGTGGCCGAGACACCGACTAGTCTGGTCTTCGAAGCAAGACCGTAA